The Aedes albopictus strain Foshan chromosome 1, AalbF5, whole genome shotgun sequence genomic interval CCTACCAGcacgtactttgtttttgacacaTCCACCACTAgactgacctttgctgcttcgcgggtgtacagctctgccatcgttccaaatgttctggcgataatgtccaagtgttcgcaaagcacacaaatttaccGAATGTCATGGAAATCGCTCTCTGGCTGTTGAGCCGAcgcatcacacctttcagagcgatgttaAAGAGTAGGCTAGGCATGAGAGTGCGTCGCCTTGTCGCGCAGTCTCCGACGACTTCGATTGTTGCTGGACTGGACAGAATGTgtagaaaagcgggcatcgagcggctaccttctaccagacCCCCTCAACTTCCAATAATTTCTGGAAACACAAATGCAGCGCCATCAGTAAGCTTACGGAATAATATAGATTTAAATAGTGGCAAACTGTGGGATAGAGGTTTAAGTATGCCTTGCTTTTGGTGGTTGCTAATTCAACAGATTTGTTTTCAGTTGTCAAGTGTTTGTACTTTGTGAGGAAATGAAAGGTTGGTAACTTTACATAATTGAATATTATTAATTTAGTATTGAAAGCTATTATCAATTATTTCATGAATATGCTCAAAATTCTATCTACGAAAACAGTGAGGCCACGGTATTAAAATGCGGGCGCAGAGTTGCTGTACTTGCTGGGATCAACCAGGGAACAATGCGGCGGACAATTTGGAGAATCATGACACACATGCGGGAGCAACCTGGGAGCGGCGCCAGAGCATTTGTGCATTTCATATTGCCACCCGTAAGCATATGACGGACGAGTCATCTACGGCAATAGAGAAACCCAGAACTGTGCAAGAACTGCGAAGTTGAATACTAAAATACCAATAATGTTTTTATAAAATGTGAAATCGAAATTTGAAAATAAATGTTGGCAAACACTTTGTATAATGTTTTGCTATTCGTAATGTTCCAAGCTTGGGTGAGGCAGACTGACCATTTCCCATATACCATCGATTCCCAAAATTTGCTCTTATGATCCCCCAATATGTTGTCATTTCGCATATACCAGTAAAGCTCGTACTCCAGTACGCCCCTCACGAGAATAGGAATATATAGTTTACAATGAGGTACCTATGTGATGATAGTTTCAAGTGGTATTTGACATCTTTATTGTTCTTTTCTGCGTGAGCTAACCAAACAAAAGCACATAATTCAAAAATCTATACTCTAAAATCCAACCAAAGTCATTAATAATTGAATTGAAGGAATTAGCCGCTACTTGAATCCATTGGAAGCCTTTCCATCGATCGTGATCCTGGAACTTCTTCAATAACCGTGCATCATCTGGCTGCGACTGATTGGAACCATTGCCTGCAGCCATACAATGCACGAACTGGCGTTTAATAAATGCTCTAACCTTTTTCAAATGAAAAATCTGCCTTGCCACAATCGTATTCAGTCATTTGAATCTCCCTCAGAATCCTCATCGACTGGTTCAAAACAAATCAATTGTCATTTGCTTCGAGAAAAATCTTAGTATGCTTTGTTACATATTGCTTTGTAGTTCTATATTGTTCCCCTACGTGGCAGCACAATCACAAAAGAGACTTGCTTCGTATGATTTATATGGGGACCCCACTCACATGGCCATCTTGTTAATCGGATATCTttgcttctaccaaagctgtggaaccaccaatgaactgggaacagaatttatagggttgggcaagatgcgataaCGTGGGATCGGGTGGCAGCAGAACCGctagcgcagaggcttcgtgtcacaagccgacatgtaccgGGGCAATCACGGAAATCTTCTCACGAGTGAACGTCAGGTGGTCGAGAGCTGGCggaagcattacgatgagcacctcaatgtcgACATTGCAAGCACCGAAGTTGGTGTGGTAACAGagctaggagtacgtgcgcagaatgaaagatttccagcccctggcttccaagagattgaggaggaggtcagCCAGTTGAAaagcaacaaagccgctggagcagatcaactaccaagcgagcttctaaaatacggtggataagcactggtgagagcactacattaccaagatttgggaggaggaagtattaccgggggaatggatggaaggtatcgtgtgtcccatctacaaaagggcgacaagttggattgcgggaactatcgcgcgatcacactactgagcgctgcctacaacctactctctcaaattttatgccgccgtctatcaccggttGCAAGACAGTTTGTGGGGcactatcaggctggattcatgggtgaacgcgctacaacggaccagatgttcgccatccgccaggcgttgcagaaatgccgcgaatacgtgCCCACTcaacacttgttcatcgatttcaaatcggcgtttgatacaatcgatcgagatcagctatgatcgagtgatgtgcgtatttcgagtgtcagggacactctcgagtctcttcgaatctcgcagagggctacggcaaggtgatggtctttcgtgcttgctgttcaacatcgccttCTATCTACAGCAGAGGTcattcaggccttagtctgaccggtaaagtAAGGTGGGTAAGGTATAGCCACAACCTACGGGACtgacaaatttcgaaatttttttatgaacaaaagtctaccagGTCTACGATAACCAAAAATGAGTCCACGTAGATGTATGGTATGTAGTTGAAGAACAAACATAATAAAAATAAACAGATGATAAAGTTAGGTTTTGATAGGTTTATTATACCCAAGTATGAAATTACAACTCGTTAGTTTTCAATTGTATCACAATGTCCCTCACGGCTCGTCTAACAACTTTGCCCGAAGGAGTTAAAGGAAGTTCATCGGCGAAATACACCCCTCCCTTCAAATGTTTGAACCACGCGAGCGATTCCTCCACCTTTTGCATAATCTCCGTGGCTTCGGGAATCTGAGCGGCTGGATCTTTCCGAACAACCAAAGCCGTTGCCAAATCGAACGTTTCCGTCGGCACACCAGCAACGCAACAGGCCGCCACTCCGGGAACGGTCAAAATCACACTTTCGATTTCACTCGGCGACACCTGATATCCGCTGCACTTGAGGATGTCCTTCTTCCGATCCACTATGTACAGATAGCCGTCCTCATCGAACCGTCCAACGTCTCCAGAATGCATCCACCCATCGCTGTCTAGAATTTCCCtagtggcgtcgtcgtttccgaaGTACCCTTTGAAGGCGTACTCTGCCCGGACTAGAATCTCTCCTTCCTGGCCCACGTCCAGCGGTTGACCATCGTCATCGACGATCTTGAACTCCGTCCCAGCTGCCGGGAATCCAACGGAACCCTCCCGATAGAACTGTTTCCTGGTGAACGTTACACCCAGAGCAATCTCCGAGAATCCGTACACAATCTCCAGGAATCTTCCGGGGACCAGCTTCTCGAATGATTCTTTCAGCGTGATGGGGATTGCACTGCCACCGGTCATTGGTAAGCGTACGGTACGCAGCACGTTGGAGTTGGATTTTGGATTGTTGACAACGGCAAGCGCTTGTGCCGACGGTAGAATGGGAACCGAGATGCGGAACCGCTCGATGATATCCAGGGTGAGATCGGCGTCGAAGGGTTCGCGGGTGATTACTCGGGTAGCGCCCCAAACCGTGCTGGTTAGCAGAACGAACATCCCAGACAGCCAGTAGAGTGTGCTGAAGGCCAGCGTTCGATCGGACGGATGACACTCGAAGAAGTTGGCCACGTGGGCGATGCAGATCGAGTGCGACAGGCAGACGGCTTTGGAGCGACCGGTCGTTCCGGAAGAGCAGAGGAGCACTGCCACGTGATTGGACGGGTCGGTGATGTGAACGGGGCTGAGAAATGTAAGAGATATTGAACTCCTGATTTAGCATTTTTGTTCAAACAAGACTTACATAAACATTTCTTCGGTGCCAGTTGGTTCTAACAGAGTCTCCAAATGATCGTACTCCTTCACACGTTCACTCATTAAAATTATCTTAGGAGAAATGTCCGCCACTTGACAAGCTCCGATCAAATTGTCCAGAACATCATTGTCACAGAAGATCACCTTCGGCTTCACCGTTCCCAGCATATGACTCAAATCATCTTGCGTAAATGTTGGATCCAACGTGCTCACTGGAATCCCTAGTGCGAAGCATGCAAACGCAACCGGAGCTGCGTTTTCTCCGTTTCGAACCAGCATCGTAAAGATGTCGTTCGTTTCTGACTTGCTTCCACCATAGCCCATTTTGATAAGATTTTGAGCGATCCTTATCGTTTTCAAACGCATTTCGTCACCCGTAACCTCCACTCCGCTATCCGCACTGATTTGAACCACTTTGGCGCCATTTCTCTCCAGAACCTGCAGAATCAGCTCACCTAGACTCTGGTTGGGGTTGAAGATCGATTTCCGCGGAAGACCTCTCCAGACCTTCGTCGACGGATCGTAGAAGGTAAACTTATCTTTCAAGTGGAACATTCTGCCCGCTAGTGATTCCTATCGATGACAGTTGTGCCCCGTTATGTGTGAACGCTCAAATCCGACTAAACTAGAAACAGGTATTCATCAGTGGCCTTACATCTAACTGGAGCCGGTAGCGATCACCATAAAGGAGTTGCTACAGCAGCGTCGATCGTGATAACATTCATCACGCCAAACGCCATACGATCAGGTGGTGTGGCAGTATCGGACAAACGTATAGTACCATGTGATCCACTATGTTTGCAACACCAGAAAACTCCATGCTCACTAGACTCACTTCGATCGTTTCTAAGAACAGAGTGCGATGCTTTCGGACGGTACTGTGCGGGCTCGCACGTGAGGAAGTTGATATGTGTATCTTgtttatcttttttttattttcaaagccAATTGCTGTCCAGACGCTCAAGTTCGTTCATCCGTTTTACATCGATGTCCCAGTTAATGGGCTTTAGGTTTATtatctcttcaaaaaaaaaaaaaaaactgaaaacaattTGTGCAATATGTAATTCTCTCATTATGTCATAAAATCATTATTTGCTTTTTCAACAATTAATAAGCATTCTAATTTTAGTTACCCAAACAATCAGTTGCACTTGCTTAGAGGTTGTTTCAGTAGAACTTAATCTTTCAAGACAGGCTCTCTCAAACAGTTCCACGCCCCGCATCGATTTGAAATAGAATTCCAAGCTTAGTAatattttattcaagtattctgaATATAACATGTGAATAAAGCCTGTCCTCGTTAAATTTCGGACACCAAAAAACTGCagaatagccggggcccgtggcgcagtggtctcACGTTCATTTCATAAGTGGATTgtaatgggttcgatcccagccccggcacttgcaatttttcgtcagctgacCTTTCACCCAAGAGCGGCTAGCGCTGACCCTGTTCTGAGccaatagctctaacggacctggATAATAGGATATTGGCGAACGGCAACTCCTAATGCACCCTCaaccggactggaaaaggaacaaaaaaccacacatcaacatcatcgtgctcatacttctaccatggacagagtagaatGTGAAAGCAGCACAtacgcaaccagttcgatatagtagaatgcaaatagaatacatttaggcgctatcGGAAGTTTAACTGCAGCTGCCAATTATAAATGCTCACgtagtgtcctagtggacaatagagctataATTCAGGTTAAGCGGCTAAGGATAAAAAATGgtcccaaaaattccttcaggtaggggaaccaacatattttggacacagcaacgcaCAAATAGTTTTTGGAtacttacggcaaaaacaaatggaagtgtccaaaatattttggcgtaacgctgtgtccaaaatacgttttTTCCCCTATTGTCCCAAAATTTTCCTCTATgacttttgtatatttttttctacaaattcttttagaaatttcatcgggaatttctctaggatatttccctggaattactctccaggaatttccgcattAATCTTCCattaaatttccagaaatttcttcataaatttccccaagaatttctgaaagaatttcttcaggtattcttacagaaattttcccagaagttcctacaggaattcttcacaaaaattcatctaggaatttcttatttttcttatttcttatttttcttatttttcttgaaattcttgtagaaatttcctctggaattcctttgaaatatttcccacgaatttcttcccagaaattccttgaagaattctccagagattcttacgtGAATTTCCTTACGATTTCCATAAGTATGTCCCTAGAAGTTCTTTCACAAGTTTCCCCAAAAATGACTTAGattttttctcagggatttccCCTGAAACATCTTCCAAAATTCGGCAGTCATACGTCttgaaattttttccaggaattctcctagcaatttccaaaactttcttcaggaatttccacgaTCAATGAGGATATCAATGAGAAAACGTcaagaattctccagagatttctccaggagttttcccaaatttttaattgcaaaatatccccaggatttcttttagaaattttcttagagtaaggtggggcaaaagttcgaccctagttgaaaattcaacctatttaagAAAATcgcagcagataaaaataaataaataccgtcttGTGATTCTACCAtctatgagctaaaattttgctgaacaaagttacgccaaatgtcttttcaattttgagttacaacactttttgtatgtgtgtgttttattcgaactcttgccccaccactggggcaaaagttcgaatctagtctttgtggaatttcgctaaccgtagcacactattttgacactttggaaatagcaatacctgaaaccacttaatatttgatgttagaactggaatacactttaaggacaaacgtcttgaaatcccggttcaacagtgcatcaaaacttcagacgcacaaatctcaagaagcaagcttcaaacaacaatgcattttattattctgttcttgctcacttgtaataagcttaaaacaagaagctcaggtgcgctggttttgtttacgaagagatttgtgccctcaaaatcgtaagtaggtgccaaagtcggccattgtggcggccatattgggattctaacaagtctgtccttaaaattcgatctagattttacccaaatcagggttaaatttacgacaccaaaaattagtagttttccgctaaATTAAgatgaaacaacttttttttcaactttaatcgaattttctcactaattccatcattcttagagataatatgtacattttgcagaattttaggtttatacctaaagttgccacatgactcgaacttttgccccacaattcgaacttttgccccactatgtgtaaaatatgatatccaaatcttttttgcaaaaagttatacatgctaaagcatcttcaaaatatacctagttacgccgcGAAATAAAGTATTGAATTCGGTTTCATTACAATTCCCTTCCATGCCCTGGAAGAACCATCGCaagttacaattttttttatcaaaacccaacattttgtcataacttttcgaaatattgatcaattttcataatttttggagtgaaagactctttttcaaaaaggattcgaacaaccttgacacccgaaagaaataatttgaattgagctcaaaaacttcaaaagaaactcttgccccactcgaacttttgccccactttactctaatcttcagggaatttcccctgaaattcctcaggttgtcttcagaaaatcttccagaagtttttcccggATTCCCACTTTAAAATaaattgttccaaggattttcccaggaattctttcagggaattcccCAAGCCCTGAACGAATGAAAcgctgaaagaatggtgtagatccgtttcCGAgcttattcgtgacatacaaacaccattcttttttttcttttatatagatttcgaaaggaattctaccagaaatattCCCAGGAATGTTTTTTaggatattttccaggaattctttcagctgttttccaaaaaaaaatctttcaacaaTTTTGTATAATTCGAGAGGAATATCGTAAAGGAtatacccaatgtcaccctagTTCAGAAGCAATTTGTCGtgaatttccaagaggaattcatgcaATTCAAATCCGCGAGGAATTCCGAAATGAATATTAAAAGGAATacctgggattctcccagaagagGTGTTACAACCCCTCTATTACAAACGCAATATAATtaaaaagaaatttttcaagacttTTCATTTATGACGCAGACGGGTCTACTCGACGCAATTATCAGTCTATCTATCACATCaacatgagccattttacgagacgtttctcatcagctgatcgctcatttcatgaataaacatttgacaggaggttgcgcccaagcccgtgagtgttaatatcaatatcaacactgttgtcgtttcgtaaaatagactattgtaggATTAGTCATTACAAGAGACTGTCGCCTCTGTAGAAGTAGACGAAAAAGGACAGAGAAAAATAACAACTGATAAAGATAGGGCTCTAATCTTGACCCTACTGCAACGGGCAGACGCAGGTACCGCTCATGATAGAGAAATACAAATAATATGATAATACGTCATTCTTTTAGACATAGGCCTAGTACCTATATAAGAATGTTTGAAATAGATGAAGAGAGGGCAGTTGAAATTTAgtgtttcattcagaaagttatcCGTCCCTTTGATCCTCGTCAAGGCGACCCTTGTTCAAGGTAGTTACCAAACTCTCTAAAGAGGCCAGGACTTCTGCTGCAAGTAACCAGCCCTTAGGTTTTTGGAATCTCACCCATCTTCACTTGGAACTTGTAAAATATTCAATCCAAAACTCCCTCAGTaaaccttacgctctcaaaccattagagcaatcggcctGAGGCTTAGTGAGGAAAACAATATTTTACAAGAAGAGGTTTCTTCTCTTGTTCAAGTTTCACCTCAGACAGTATCGGCACGGTACGCAATCCCTTCGCGCGTTTTCCGGCCGTTACACCCTCAGTGTTGTGTCGCTCCTAGCTACTCAACTGACCCATGCTCCGGTATGGTCGCGTGCCGATGGATGAGAGATGACAGGAGAAGAATAGAGGGCTAATAATGAGAGCGATAGGGAATCCCACTTTGTTGACAACAAACCGCAAAGTCATTGAAGGCGTAAGCAGTGAATTTATCCttacttagtttttttttatattattaacTATAAATAATTCTTAAATCTAATATAACGTTAAAAGTAAGATAGTGAAATTGATCTTAAAACTAGAAATGCTTAATACTAAATGATTTTCTATAAATTCATGTGACAACGACTTTGGACAAATACTTAAACTAAAGCTAACCTAAACGTACATATTAGCCCGCAGGTAAATGGGAAAAAATGTGGAAAATAGACATAATTGCTAACTAAACATACATGTAAACAGACCTCACATCGCTAGTCAGGGACTTTCgacttgagacagacaaaaggaCGAAGATTGACTAAACGTAAGTAACGAAAACAAGTACTTTAAACAAAATATTGAATTACCTTAAACCTACATGCAGGATATTAAAATATCTACTAAAATACGGATATTGCAAATCTCGGCAACCTCCCTTTCTTCACCACCGAAACCCAACATTGATACCATGAATAATCCTGAGGGAATGTTAGcagaagtttcttgagaaatcccagaaaaatatcTAATTGTTTATACAGTTATGCAAATGAACTTGGATGTTTGTTCTCTGtgatatagggtaaaagcactagacttcgccactatatctatatctatatctagatcgccattaaagcctgtatccgcaataatcgggacacagaaatatggatgtaactctgcaatagatatattaaaattgctcaaattttgcctgacaATATCTTAAGAtgggttcatttcacctgcaaaatttcatgtgaatcggtgaagtaccttttgttgtagcaatggaacagtagaacgcgagcaattgaattttgtacagcccctggttgagcttgtcagcgctgtaacttttgaatttgataaaggaaatagctgaaattttgaacacaaacctctcaatctactttacttgcatatgcaaaatttcaaaaaaaaaaaaaatcgatgcactgtcAACAATGTTATTgttgaaacatatattggggctgaccgtgattttagcccttcagacaacaattagtgagcaccccttatagtttcgattgtattgttgaaagtacaacaccaataatcatcaaattttgcaggattaatatacacataatcaactaccttctgtgaaaatttcatgaaaattggcagatacattcaaaagttatgaataggcaaacatcgcacataaaaaacatgaaacattttcactaacactatcccctatcaacaccagtaactttcaatccaattgatcaaagttgatgaaattttgcaagaaagtgtctctataagtatcataactgctcacgaagtttcataattatcctcacagaactttgaattgtagcggaaaagaaccatctagtatgcgaatggtgataattgtacaaaatcttGAAAACCACGTCTggttgtttctcatccacagttaaaagtaatgcatcgatttttatgaaattttgcacaaataataaacatacatcaaagagttctcagtcaacttTTGGCCAATTTGTATTGATTCaatacagagttactgccgtacttctgtgtcccgattattgcggatacaggctttagagcagaattttaggggggcgaagtctagtgttttttaCCCTAATGGAAGATTTCTGGGAAATCTCCATTACATGTCTatctcgatagtacgtacataaAAAATAGTTATATTTGAATCTTCAAAAAAGAGTTCGGATTTTCAGTAGACGCATAGTAGAAACTTCTATACTATGAATATGTGATATACAGACTTTTACGACACTGTTTTATACAATTATAAAGGAAGCGCAGAAGGcgtagccgcgtgcagacgtgttttgttttgttcgTCACGTTTTTTCCGCgttcgccattttttttttgtgattctgctgacggtttggtcggtgctacgccatccggataatCTCCGTGTGTGAAAGAGTGcttgttgtgaagattttaatAGTGAGAAATGGATTGATTGAAAATTTCCATACGAATCGTGCAATAGTGAGGGGTTTCAAGAATTGTGTGTGTTTGAATGCCGCTGCTAAAGTAGTTCGGGTTCGCGAACGGTGCTAAAATTCGAGTGTAGGAATTTCGCATTTTCACGTAGAACGGTCAATTGCGCTACGACTTACGGTCTCTTTTAAGTCtgctcagtctcccctactggttgttgctactagagaccgagagcacctctgcgtctccacaacCCGCGCGGACTGGGATATTTGTtgaacggaaaggatgggagatctggtagtcaccgttgggtcggtgatgcgatccatggatagaggTTATTTATAGTcttcttaaggttttttttttgtgtggtgaAAATGATGCTCCAGCGGAACAGTTCGCTTTGGATGCATAACAGGCAGACGTTATATACagtgtgctgtggaagttggaaggaagggcaaCGACTTTTTCAATTCGATTCTGGTTCTAGCGAGCGATGGTTACGAACATATGAATCTAcaggagttgtatatgtagagaagagcgagacagaaagtagatagaaaaaaCAAAGTAGGAGGAAGGGACGGgcctctgcatacgaatcagaagctgtagccactagaccaccaagcccgtctgttcACTATCCAGCAGCTTAAGAGCAATAAGTCAGTTGGTAGTTTGCTTGAATCTCGCTGGGGTCTATTTTCGATATGGTGATGAACTCCTGGTGATGCCTGCCGTTCAACATCGTCCTGGATGGTGTTTGCAACAAGCCGGggtacaattttcacaaaatccggccaatttgtctgttttgtagATGACATTTCGATTTGATGTTACTGCTAGAACATTTGGTATGGTAGCAGAATTGTTTACCCGCCTTAAACGTAAGGCAGCAAAGTTTGAACTGATGGTGAACGCGTCAAAAGCGACGTATATGCTGGTTGGAGGAACCACGAACAACAGGacaagcctaggcagcagtgttacgatagacaagGAAAGCTGGTAGGATACGACGaacagggcatgttgtaagactATTTACccgataacaaccctgcaaaacatGTGTTTGCAAGAGATCCGAACAGTACAAGATGACCTGGAGGGTAGCGTGAAAGGTGGGCGGATCAGGTGAAAACAGATCTGGCGTTGGGCGTGTCCGAGGTTGGAGATtgacagccacgaaccgtgtaataaggagaaatattgttgattcagttttatcttgaatttgatgtgattttaattccaggaagatttcaaGGAACTTTCAGGAGCTTACGAGAAGTATCTGAGGAGGTTTTCGAGAGTTTTAAAGAACACTTTAGAACACTTCATCGGGTTTCGAAGACGCTTCACGGAGTTTAACGTACTTTTCAAGAGTGATTTATGGACGTTTCAGGAACTTTCAAAGGGTGCTCCTAGCAGTTAACATGgacgtttcaagaagtttcagataaTCTTAAGAAAGTTTTATGAggagtttagtttagttttagttcttATGGTATTTCAGGGGTTTTCGGAGGTTTATTAGGGCTCAGAGGTTTTCAGGcagttttcaggggcgttttagagtTTCAACGCGGGTTGGTTCAGAAGGGTTGTTAAATGCGTTTCAGCGGAAATTCAGAAGGTTTCGGGGGGAAT includes:
- the LOC109406992 gene encoding probable 4-coumarate--CoA ligase 1, which produces MFHLKDKFTFYDPSTKVWRGLPRKSIFNPNQSLGELILQVLERNGAKVVQISADSGVEVTGDEMRLKTIRIAQNLIKMGYGGSKSETNDIFTMLVRNGENAAPVAFACFALGIPVSTLDPTFTQDDLSHMLGTVKPKVIFCDNDVLDNLIGACQVADISPKIILMSERVKEYDHLETLLEPTGTEEMFIPVHITDPSNHVAVLLCSSGTTGRSKAVCLSHSICIAHVANFFECHPSDRTLAFSTLYWLSGMFVLLTSTVWGATRVITREPFDADLTLDIIERFRISVPILPSAQALAVVNNPKSNSNVLRTVRLPMTGGSAIPITLKESFEKLVPGRFLEIVYGFSEIALGVTFTRKQFYREGSVGFPAAGTEFKIVDDDGQPLDVGQEGEILVRAEYAFKGYFGNDDATREILDSDGWMHSGDVGRFDEDGYLYIVDRKKDILKCSGYQVSPSEIESVILTVPGVAACCVAGVPTETFDLATALVVRKDPAAQIPEATEIMQKVEESLAWFKHLKGGVYFADELPLTPSGKVVRRAVRDIVIQLKTNEL